One genomic window of Plectropomus leopardus isolate mb unplaced genomic scaffold, YSFRI_Pleo_2.0 unplaced_scaffold24850, whole genome shotgun sequence includes the following:
- the LOC121966506 gene encoding multimerin-2-like produces MNSKIRTLEQSLSQLSSSVTVGLAEVSGLKDADTKLLGDMQRLSAYFNSLLKDAIRHSAVLDLLLGEEVLEFLEWPVEDQEQHSIPALKEELRLLQEQLRGHDKTITSLLGDKPEDKEEVPSADQPSHLLPEDWLPGSMRRSSGGVPARERQLLLHPGGRHPGHGGDGSDLWNLEKTVEELELKVRQLEEKSRNASAEREAPPRGVETKLQAEVMWLKRGLEEHLRVFKNVFSNADVLAGSDATLELDKLWQLVKNKDGKKEKKRGGGGAGRGENHRSRRDSSGLGPVLSSLSGGSLLLTAGSPLRDSNGVIAFEASLNQGQFYSDAGTFTAPVNGIYLFVLTMDLRPGPARMVLTRGSGGAPVSLHHREEAETGPVTGVGLLPLREREEVRLELRGGAWTESEDNVFTVLLLHQTT; encoded by the exons ATGAACAGTAAGATCAGGACTCTGGAGCAGAGCCTGAGCCAGCTGAGCAGCTCGGTGACGGTCGGTCTGGCCGAGGTCTCCGGCCTGAAGGACGCGGACACGAAGCTGTTGGGGGACATGCAGCGCCTGTCCGCCTACTTTAACTCTCTGCTGAAAGACGCCATCAGGCACAGTGCCGTGCTGGACCTGCTGCTGGGGGAGGAGGTGCTGGAGTTCCTGGAGTGGCCCGTCGAGGACCAGGAGCAGCACTCTATCCCGGCCCTGAAGGAGGAGCTGAGGCTCCTGCAGGAGCAGCTGAGAGGACATGACAAGACAATCACATCCCTGCTGGGCGACAAACCAG AAGACAAAGAGGAGGTGCCATCTGCTGATCAGCCCTCCCACCTCCTCCCTGAAGACTGGCTCCCTGGCAGCATGAGGAGGAGCAGCGGTGGAGTTCCAGCAAGGGAACGGCAGCTCCTCCTTCACCCCGGGGGGAGGCATCCGGGGCACGGAGGAGACGGCAGCGACCTGTGGAACCTGGAGAAGACggtggaggagctggagctgaAGGTGCGCCAGCTGGAGGAGAAATCCCGTAACGCTTCTGCTGAGAGGGAGGCGCCGCCCAGAGGCGTGGAGACGAAACTGCAGGCAGAGGTGATGTGGCTGAAGAGAGGGCTGGAGGAACATCTGAGGGTGTTCAAGAACGTCTTCAGTAACGCTGACGTGCTGGCCGGGTCTGACGCCACGCTGGAGCTCGATAAACTGTGGCAGCTGGTGAAGAACAAAGACgggaagaaagagaagaagagaggaggaggaggagcgggaaGAGGAGAAAACCACCGGAGCAGGAGGGATTCATCGG GTCTGGGTCCAGTGCTGTCCAGCCTATCAGGAGGCTCCCTGCTGCTCACGGCCGGATCTCCTCTGCGCGACTCCAACGGCGTCATCGCGTTTGAAGCGTCACTGAACCAGGGTCAGTTTTACTCTGACGCCGGCACCTTCACGGCTCCAGTGAACGGGATCTACCTGTTCGTCCTCACCATGGACCTGAGGCCGGGCCCCGCCCGCATGGTCCTGACGAGGGGGTCGGGAGGAGCTCCGGTGTCTCTACACCACCGGGAGGAGGCGGAGACGGGGCCAGTCACCGGCGTGGGCCTCCTGCCgctgagggagagggaggaggtgaggtTAGAACTGAGAGGAGGAGCGTGGACAGAGTCAGAGGACAATGTGTTCACCGTGCTGCTGCTCCATCAGACCACCTGA